Proteins from a genomic interval of Natator depressus isolate rNatDep1 chromosome 20, rNatDep2.hap1, whole genome shotgun sequence:
- the PA2G4 gene encoding proliferation-associated protein 2G4 — MSGEEEAAELTIAEDLVVTKYKMGGDIANRVLRAVVEAAKSGGSVLSLCEKGDAMIMEETGKIFKKEKEMKKGIAFPTSISVNNCVCHFSPLKSDQDYILKDGDLVKIDLGVHVDGFIANVAHSFIIDAAKETPVTGRKADVVKAAHLCAEAALRLVKPGNQNTQVTDAWNKIAHSFNCTPIEGMLSHQLKQHVIDGEKTIIQNPTDQQKKDHEKAEFEVHEVYAIDVLVSTGEGKAKDAGQRTTIYKRDPSKQYGLKMKTSRAFFSEVERRFDTMPFTLRAFEDEKKARMGVVECAKHELLQPFNVLYEKEGEFVAQFKFTVLLMPNGPMRITCGPFEPELYKSEFEVQDAELKALLQSSASRKTQKKKKKKASKNAENATTGETAEENEAGD, encoded by the exons ATGTCGGGCGAGGAGGAGGCGGCCGAGCTGACCATCGCCGAGGACCTGGTGGTGACCAAGTACAAGATGGGGGGGGACATCGCCAACC GGGTCCTGCGCGCAGTGGTTGAAGCAGCTAAATCTGGAGGGTCTGTTCTCAGCCTGTGTGAGAAAGGGGATGCCATGATCATGGAAGAGACTGGCAAAATCTTCAAGAAggagaaagaaatgaaaaaag GTATTGCCTTCCCGACGAGTATATCGGTAAATAACTGTGTCTGTCACTTCTCCCCCTTGAAGAGTGACCAGGATTATATCCTCAAAGACGGAGATTTGGTCAAGAT TGACCTGGGCGTCCATGTGGATGGCTTCATAGCGAATGTAGCACACAGTTTTATCATCGATGCAGCAAAG GAAACCCCGGTGACGGGTCGTAAAGCTGATGTTGTCAAGGCGGCTCACCTCTGTGCTGAAGCTGCCCTGCGCTTGGTAAAACCCGGAAACCAG AACACACAAGTGACAGATGCCTGGAACAAAATAGCGCACTCGTTTAACTGCACGCCGATCGAAG GGATGCTGTCACACCAGCTGAAACAGCACGTGATTGATGGAGAGAAAACTATCATCCAAAACCCTACAGACCAGCAAAA GAAGGACCATGAAAAAGCCGAGTTTGAGGTCCATGAAGTTTACGCCATTGACGTGCTTGTCAGCACTGGGGAAGGGAAG GCGAAGGATGCTGGCCAGAGAACTACCATTTACAAAAGGGACCCCTCCAAGCAGTATGGCTTGAAAATGAAAACCTCCCGTGCCTTTTTCAGCGAGGTGGAGAGGCGCTTTGACACTATGCCATTTACTCTCAG GGCATTTGAGGATGAGAAGAAGGCCAGGATGGGGGTGGTGGAATGCGCCAAACACGAGCTGCTCCAGCCTTTCAATGTCCTCTATGAAAAGGAAG GCGAGTTTGTCGCCCAGTTCAAATTCACAGTGCTTTTAATGCCCAACGGTCCCATGAGGATAACCTGCGGCCCCTTCGAGCCGGAGCTCTACAAATCCGAGTTTGAGGTTCAGGATGCAGAACTGAAG GCACTGCTACAAAGCTCCGCCAGCCGGAAGacccagaagaagaagaagaagaag GCATCTAAGAACGCAGAGAACGCCACCACGGGGGAAACAGCAGAAGAGAACGAAGCCGGCGATTGA